The Candidatus Methylomirabilis sp. DNA window GTGGAGGAGGAACCGGCGCCGCTCGTCGTAGGTCTTCCGCATCTTCTCCACGTCCGGCCCGGCCTCCCGCAGGGCCGCCACCGCCGCCCACTGGACGAAATCGCTCGCGGAGATGAAGAAGTTCTGGTGCATCTTCTGGAGGGGCCGGACGAGGGCGGGGGGGAGGATCGCGTAGCCCAGTCGCCAGCCGGTCATGGCGTACGCCTTGGAGAACCCGTTCAGGACCACGGCCCGGTCCGTGAACTCCAGGATCGAGTGCTCCCGGCCCTCATACGTCAGGCCGTGGTAGATCTCGTCCGACACGACGAGGGGACCGAGCCCGGCGAGGGCGCGCATCCGTTCCGGGGGGAGGAGCGTCCCGGTGGGATTGGCGGGGGAGTTCAGCAGGATGGCGCGCGTCCGGGGCGTTACGTGCTCCGCCACCGCCTCGGGCCGGAACTGAAAGCCATCCGCCTCGGGGGTCGGGACCAGGACCGGCTCCCCCCCGGCGAAGCGGACGATGTTCGGGTAGCAGGCGTAATGGGGGTTCGTGAGGATGACCTCGTCTCCCGGCTGAAGCACGGCGGAGAAGAGGAGCCACATCGCCGGCGAGGTCCCGGCGGTTACCAAAATCTGCTCGGGGGAAACCGTGACCCCGTAGCGCTCGCGGTAGTGCGCCGCGATGGCCTCGCGCAGGGCCGGCAGGCCCAGGCTGTGAGTGTACTTGGTCCGCCCCTCGCTGAGAGCCCGGGTCGCCGCCTCCTGGATGCAGGCCGGCGTGGGGAAGTCGGGCTCCCCCACCTCCAGATGGATGATGCGGGCCCCCTGCCGCTCCAGGACGGTGGCCCGCTCCAGCACCTCCATGGCCAGGAAGGGCTGGATCTCCTCCGCCCGCTTGCTGATCATCTGCTCCCTCGGATCAATCTGGCTGTCAATCCTGACTTTCAAGGAGATACCGCAGGAGACTCAAGTTAGCGATAGCTCCTCGCGTGGAGCCCCAATTCGGATCCGCACAACTCCACCATCTTATGTCCACTCCTCTCCTCTTGACAGGAGAGTAAATCATCGCTAGCGTTCTTGGCCAACCTTCCTGTTCGAACCTCTCCCCAAGCACAGTTTCACCTGCCGCCACCTCCTCTTGCGGGTGTCTTAGACTCCGTCGTGCCAAAGTGGAGGGAGGGAGTCCAATGAAAAACTCCAAGGTGTTCTTCCTGGCGATCGCAATAACGCTTGTGCCGTTCCCGTGGCTTCTGCCTTCGATTGGAGAGGCGCAAGTGGTCGTGGATTGCGATGCTGGCGGCAGAATTCAGGACGCCATCAACTTTGCCTTCCCATCGGGGGCGCTCATCTTCGTGACGGGAACTTGTTTTGAGCAAAATATCAACGTGGGGGGGCATTTAGCCAATATCACCCTGGATGGCCTGGCGCCTGGCGCAACGGCAAGGGCCACAATTTTCAGTCAAACTCCCTCGGGCGCGCCCTTAAATGGCGCTGTTGGTGTAAACGGCGCAAGGAACGTCAGGATTAGGAATTTCATCATCACCGGCAACGGGACGAGCGACGGAGTAAGTATCGTCGATGGGGCTGCGGTGCGACTGGAGAATAATATCATTGAGAATCAGGCCAGGGACGGGGTTTTCCTCCGGTTCTCGTTTGCGCGAATAATCCGCAACACGATACAGAACAACGGCGCTGACGGGATAAACGTCACTGAGAGCAGCTCAGCCCGAATCGGCCACTCGAGCTTCGATGACTTGACGCCAATGCCCAACACGATCCAGGGCAACGGCGGCAACGGGATCAGGGTATCCCGGTCTTCGAACGCCCGCATCGCGGGCAACAAAGCTATTAGCCCGAGTATCGGCGGCGGTATCAGTGGCAACGGAGGCCATGGCGTTTTCGTCCACCAGGCCTCTCATGCCCAGATCGCTACTAACGACATTAGCAGTAACGGCGGCGATGGGATAAGTGTCAATGAGAACTCCGGCGTCAATCTCAGCATCGGTGCGATCTTCAACGAGCCAAACTCCACCACTGGGCTCAACATCGGTTTTGGAATCCAATGCTCGATCGGGGGCTACGCCAGCGGTCCTGTAGGGTCCCTCGACGGGAGCGGTGGCGAAAGGAAGTTTGAAGGGAACTGCATAAATAACCTCTCAAGGTGAGTGATGCTCCACGGGGACGCTCCGGCCTGTGGATGGCGCGTCGGCCGGGAGTGCATAGCTGCACCTTAGTCAATGAACCGGAGCGGGACGGTCCTGCCCACCTCCGCCCGCACTTCGGGCAGCGCGAAGAAGGCCCGCAGCCCCTCCAGGTGGCGGGGGCTCAGATCGAAGGAGAGGTGCTTCCGGAAGTAGGCCAGGCAGGCTTCCTCCGTCATCCCGACGCGGGCGTGGACCGCGCGGCTAATCGCTTCCGCCCGGGCCAGCCCGTAGGTCCTGGACGCCGTCAGGGCCCGGTGCAGGGCCCGGACCTCCTCCGCCCGATCATCCCAGACCTCCGTCCGGACCGCCCATACGGCGAAGACGAACGGGAGGCCGGTCCACGCCTTCCACTCCTCCCCCAGGTCGAGGTCGAAGGGGAACCGCCCCCTGGTGGCCTCCCGCAGCGCCGGGTCGCCGATGAGCAGGCCGGCAGCCACATCCACGGGCAGCTCCTCCCCGTCGGCCGCGGCAACGTACTCCGGCTCGACGCCGAACCGCCGGTGCAGGAGAACCCGCAGGAGGCAGGCGGAGGTCATCGACGCGGGGGTCAGCAGGACGCGCCGGCCCGTGAGATCCCGCCACGGGACCCGGCTGAAGCAGCGAACGCTGACCACCGGACCGTCGCAGGCGATGGCCAGGTTCGGAAGGAGGCGGAGCGCTTCCGTGGCCCGCGCGTAGGCGAGAGAGGAGATGACCGAGATGTCCAGCCTCCCGCCCATCAGGGCTTCGTTCAGCGCGGCCGGCGTCCCCTCCACGATGGTGCACCGGGCCGGCGTGGCCCCCTCCTCCAGGCCGGCGTAGACCGGCTCGCAGTTCAGGTAGGCCACCTTCCCGAGGTGGAGCGGCTCAGCGGCCATGCTGGTCTCCTGCCGCGGCCCGGGCATCCAGGAGGACTCTTCCCCCCACCATGCCGAAGCAGACCGCATCCTCCGAGACCCCCTCCAGAAGCCACCGTTCCGGGTCCTCTCCCTCCGGCACCCGCACCGCGATGCAGTCGGCCTCCTTCCCCGGCGCGAGGGAGCCGACCCGATCCGCGAGACCCAGCACCTCCGCCCCCCCGAGCGTGAGCATCCGGAGCCAATCCCGCGGGCGCAGCTCCGGCAGGAGGGGGCGGGCCGCGCGGAGCTCGTCCCAGAGGCTGAGGCTCGGGGCGCTCGCGAGCGAATCGGTCGCCAGCCCGACCCGGACCCCCGCCAGCCGCAGGGCCGCGAGGGGCGGGGCGCCCACGCCCAGGGCGGCGTTGCTCCGGGGGCAGCAGGCCACGGCGGCTCCCGTCCGGGCCAGGCGCGCGGCGTCGGCGGCCTCCGCCTGCACCGCGTGGACGACGACCGTCCCGGGGGTGAGCCACCCCTCCGCCTCCAGAAGGGCGAGGGGCCCCATCCCGCACCCCTGCGGCGCTGCGACGCCGAGGGGCTTCAGCAGGCTTTCCCAGAAGGGGCCGACCCCCTCCTGCACGAACTGCACCTCCTCGCGACTCTCCGCGGCGTGGATGCTGACCGGCCAGGGACCGACGTCCCGCAAGCGCCGCAGCGCGGCCCGGAGGGCAGGGGTCGTGCTGTAGAGGGAGTGGGGGGAAAGGCCGGCCGCGAGGGGCGTGCCCCGGACCAGGGCAGCGAGGGCGGCCAGGTCCGCCGCCGCCCTGGCCGCGAGGGCCTCCGCCTGGGTGCCGTCCGGGCCCAGGACCTCCCAGTAAATGACCCCCCGGAGCCCGCTCTCGCGCAGCAAGGGGGGGCTCACGCCGGCGGAGCTCACCTCCCCCACGCAGGTGGTCCCGGCCCGGAGCAGCGCCTCGATTCCCGCTGCCACCGAGGCGCGGTACCAGGGGGCATCCAGGGTGCGCTTCTTCTCGATGAGCGCCAGGAGCCAGGGGAGGAAGCCTCGCCCCCCGGGGAGCGTGCCCCGGAGGCCGGAGAGCTCGAGGTGCGTGTGCACATTCACCAGGCCGGGGAGGAGCGCCGCCCCGGGGAAGGCCTCTTCGGGGGCGTCGGCCCGGGCCTCCCTCAGGACGGCCCGGGGCCCCACGGCCTCGATGCGGCCCCCCGCCACCAGGAGGGCGCCGTCCGGGATGGGGGGTCCCGTTACGGGAAGGAGCCAGGATGCGCTCAGGAGGCGGCGCATCGGCCCTCCTGCTGCGCGGTCCACCGGGCGAGGGCCTCGGCGAACTCCTCCGGCGTGTTGGCGTTCAGGAAGGCCAGCCCCTCCACGTCGAGGGCCGCCAACGCCTCCGGGCCGACTTCCCGCACCCGGACCTGGCGAAAGAATCGGGTGATCTTGAGGTCGTCCGACCGGATCGCCTCCTCCATGTGCGGGAGGCAGGCCTTCCCGTAGATCGCGTGCAGAGGCTGGAGTCCCTCGGGCGATCGGGGGATGACGATATCCGCCTCCGCCGCCAGCGCCCGCATGTGCCGGACGAGGGGAGAATTGAAGAAGGGCATGTCGCAGGCCATCACGAAGGCGTGGGGATGGCGAGCCGCGGCCACGGCCGTGTAGATGCCCCCCAGCGACCCTTTCTCCGGGATGAGGTCCGGGACCACCCGAACCCCCAGATCGTCGTAGGGGCCCGGTGTCCCGCCGATGACCAGCACCTCCGGGAACAGGTCCCGCAGGGCGGTGACGATCCGCTCGATGAGGCGCTTCCCGCCGAACGTGAGGAGGGCCTTGTTCCTCCCCATGCGGGAGGACTTCCCGCCGGCCAGGACCGCCCCCGTCATTCCGTCCCCGGCGCCGGGCGCGGCGGGAGCAGCTCCACCCGGACCACCGCCCCCGCTGCGATCTCCCGATCCGTCCCCTCGAGGATGGCCACACCCGTGGCCCCGGTCCGGGCCGGCGCGAATCGCCAGCCCTCTCCTGCGGGCATGAGCCGGCCTCGGATGAGGTGCGTCACGCCGGCCTCCGTGCTGACGACCTCGGCCAGTGCCGCCCTGACCGCCAGCGGCTCGGCGGCAACCCCTCCCCACGCCCAGAGGGCCGGCCCCACCAGGGCGTGGAAGGCGGCCCACGCCGCCCCGGGGCCTCCCGGAAGCCCCAGGAGGATCCGCTCTCCCAGGCGGGCGACCCGCGTCGTCGAGCCGGGCCGGATGGCGACCCCGGGCACCACCACCTCCGCCCGGAGGGCCGCCCAGACGGCCGTCAGGAAGTCGTGCACCCCCCTCCCTGTCCCTGCCGTGGTCACGACCACCGGAGCCTCCGCAGACCGGACGGCGCGGACCAGGGCCTCGGGGTCGTCGCCGACCGGGGGCCGGCGGTCCGGCAGCCCTCCCCACTCCGCCACCTGGGCCGCCAGCATATAGCCGTTGCTGGCCACCACCTCCCGCCCCGGCGCTGCCGGCTCCGCCAGGTCGCGGAGCTCGCTGCCCGTCGCCAGGACGGCCACCCGGGGGCGCGCCCATGCGGACACGGTGGCGCATCCGGCCGAGGCCAGGAGGCCCACCTCGAAGGCCGTCAGGAACCGCCCCGCCGGAAAGCAAACGGCGCCGGGGCGGAGTTCCTGGCCCCGGCGCCGGACGTGGCTCCCGGGTACAACCGGCTCCCCGAAGAGGAGGCCCCCCGCCTCCTCCCGCGCCCTCTCCCAGGGGACGACGGCATCCGCTCCCGCCGGCAGCGGCGCCCCGGTCATGATCCGCACCGTCTGGCCCGGGGCGACGGGAGGCACCTGCGCGCGGCCCGCCGTGAGGTCCCCGGCCAGGAGCGACAGCCGGCTGGGACGATGGGGTCCGGCGCCCGCGGTGTCCGCCGCTCGGACCGCATACCCGTCCATGGCGGCGCAGTCCTGGGGGGGAACAGCCAGGGCCGAGAGCGCCGGCTCCGCCAGGACCCGCCCCGTCGCGGCGGCCAGCGGGATCTGCTCGACTGCCCGCGCGGGCAGAAGGCCGAGCAGCCGCCGGCGCGCCTCGGCAAGCGGGCAGTGGGCCTCGGACCCGATTACTCCTCCTCCTCTTCCTCGGCCTTCTCGAGCGACTCCAGGTCCACCACCTCCGCATCCGGCACAATGGGGGCTTCCGCCGGCGGCGCAGGGGCCGCCTCCTCCACCTCTGCGACAACTTCCTCCGGCGCCTCGGCTTCGGGGGCGCCCTCCTCCTCTTCCTCCTCGACCGCCACCGCCTCCGGCGCCAGATCCCGGAACCAGGTGGGCTTTCCCCCTTCCTCCACGAGCATCCCGGCCGCCACCGCCTCCTCCAGCGGAACCACGCTGTAGTCCACCACCCCCGACGCCAACTCCTCGAGGGCGATGTAGGTGGGCTTGACGCTGCGGGTCTGGATCAGGGGCGGGGCCCCCCGGGCGAGCTGCTTGCTCCGCTTGGCGGCGATGATGACCAGGCGGTACTTGCTGTCCGCCTTGTCGAGGATCTCCTCGATAGGGACTAAAGGCATGGGCTCCGTCCTCCTGCCGCCCTCACCGGCCGGGCGCCATGTCGGGCGCCGGGGTGAAGCGGCGGCTCTTTGACCGCTCGGCGGTGATGATGGCGCAGAGCACCTCCACCGCCCGCTCCACGTCGTCGTTGACCACTACGTACTCGTACTCGGGGTACGCGGCCATCTCCGTCCGCGCTCGCGCAAGGCGCCGGGCGATCTCCTCGGGCCGGTCGGTCCCCCGCGCCCGGAGCCGCGCCTCCAGCTGGGCGAAGGAGGGGGGCAGGATGAAGATGAAGACCCCCTCCGGATAGGCCGCGCGCAGGATGGCCGCCCCCTGGGTGTCGATGTCCAGGATCACGTCGTTGCCGTGCGCGAAGTGGGCCTCCAGGTCCTTCCGGGAGGTCCCGTAGAGGTGCCCGTGGACGGTCGCCCATTCCGCGAACGCGCCCTCCGCCACCATGCGCTTGAAGGTCCCCTCCTCCACGAAGTGGTAGTCCCGCCCGTCGGACTCGTCCGGCCGGGGGGGCCGGGTCGTATAGGACACGGAATGCACGAGGCGGGGCAGCCGCCGGACGGCCTCCTCGCAGAGGGTCGTCTTCCCCGCGCCCGACGGGGCCGACACCACGATCAGGAGCCGCTCCGACTTCACGCACGTCCTTCCCCGGCCCCCGCTACGCCTCCGCCGGCTCCCCCGTCAGGCGCTGCGCCAGCGTCTCCGCCTGGATGGCCGAGAGGACCACGTGGTCGCTGTCGGTCACGATGAT harbors:
- a CDS encoding pyridoxal phosphate-dependent aminotransferase → MISKRAEEIQPFLAMEVLERATVLERQGARIIHLEVGEPDFPTPACIQEAATRALSEGRTKYTHSLGLPALREAIAAHYRERYGVTVSPEQILVTAGTSPAMWLLFSAVLQPGDEVILTNPHYACYPNIVRFAGGEPVLVPTPEADGFQFRPEAVAEHVTPRTRAILLNSPANPTGTLLPPERMRALAGLGPLVVSDEIYHGLTYEGREHSILEFTDRAVVLNGFSKAYAMTGWRLGYAILPPALVRPLQKMHQNFFISASDFVQWAAVAALREAGPDVEKMRKTYDERRRFLLHGHRALGFAVRHEPTGAFYILADARRFGADSLRLAFDILERAHVGLAPGIDFGSGAEGYLRFSYANSLANLEEALTRLRRYLESGTR
- a CDS encoding right-handed parallel beta-helix repeat-containing protein; the protein is MKNSKVFFLAIAITLVPFPWLLPSIGEAQVVVDCDAGGRIQDAINFAFPSGALIFVTGTCFEQNINVGGHLANITLDGLAPGATARATIFSQTPSGAPLNGAVGVNGARNVRIRNFIITGNGTSDGVSIVDGAAVRLENNIIENQARDGVFLRFSFARIIRNTIQNNGADGINVTESSSARIGHSSFDDLTPMPNTIQGNGGNGIRVSRSSNARIAGNKAISPSIGGGISGNGGHGVFVHQASHAQIATNDISSNGGDGISVNENSGVNLSIGAIFNEPNSTTGLNIGFGIQCSIGGYASGPVGSLDGSGGERKFEGNCINNLSR
- a CDS encoding menaquinone biosynthesis protein, yielding MAAEPLHLGKVAYLNCEPVYAGLEEGATPARCTIVEGTPAALNEALMGGRLDISVISSLAYARATEALRLLPNLAIACDGPVVSVRCFSRVPWRDLTGRRVLLTPASMTSACLLRVLLHRRFGVEPEYVAAADGEELPVDVAAGLLIGDPALREATRGRFPFDLDLGEEWKAWTGLPFVFAVWAVRTEVWDDRAEEVRALHRALTASRTYGLARAEAISRAVHARVGMTEEACLAYFRKHLSFDLSPRHLEGLRAFFALPEVRAEVGRTVPLRFID
- a CDS encoding amidohydrolase family protein gives rise to the protein MRRLLSASWLLPVTGPPIPDGALLVAGGRIEAVGPRAVLREARADAPEEAFPGAALLPGLVNVHTHLELSGLRGTLPGGRGFLPWLLALIEKKRTLDAPWYRASVAAGIEALLRAGTTCVGEVSSAGVSPPLLRESGLRGVIYWEVLGPDGTQAEALAARAAADLAALAALVRGTPLAAGLSPHSLYSTTPALRAALRRLRDVGPWPVSIHAAESREEVQFVQEGVGPFWESLLKPLGVAAPQGCGMGPLALLEAEGWLTPGTVVVHAVQAEAADAARLARTGAAVACCPRSNAALGVGAPPLAALRLAGVRVGLATDSLASAPSLSLWDELRAARPLLPELRPRDWLRMLTLGGAEVLGLADRVGSLAPGKEADCIAVRVPEGEDPERWLLEGVSEDAVCFGMVGGRVLLDARAAAGDQHGR
- a CDS encoding molybdenum cofactor guanylyltransferase, giving the protein MTGAVLAGGKSSRMGRNKALLTFGGKRLIERIVTALRDLFPEVLVIGGTPGPYDDLGVRVVPDLIPEKGSLGGIYTAVAAARHPHAFVMACDMPFFNSPLVRHMRALAAEADIVIPRSPEGLQPLHAIYGKACLPHMEEAIRSDDLKITRFFRQVRVREVGPEALAALDVEGLAFLNANTPEEFAEALARWTAQQEGRCAAS
- a CDS encoding molybdopterin molybdotransferase MoeA — protein: MGSEAHCPLAEARRRLLGLLPARAVEQIPLAAATGRVLAEPALSALAVPPQDCAAMDGYAVRAADTAGAGPHRPSRLSLLAGDLTAGRAQVPPVAPGQTVRIMTGAPLPAGADAVVPWERAREEAGGLLFGEPVVPGSHVRRRGQELRPGAVCFPAGRFLTAFEVGLLASAGCATVSAWARPRVAVLATGSELRDLAEPAAPGREVVASNGYMLAAQVAEWGGLPDRRPPVGDDPEALVRAVRSAEAPVVVTTAGTGRGVHDFLTAVWAALRAEVVVPGVAIRPGSTTRVARLGERILLGLPGGPGAAWAAFHALVGPALWAWGGVAAEPLAVRAALAEVVSTEAGVTHLIRGRLMPAGEGWRFAPARTGATGVAILEGTDREIAAGAVVRVELLPPRPAPGTE
- the rpoZ gene encoding DNA-directed RNA polymerase subunit omega gives rise to the protein MPLVPIEEILDKADSKYRLVIIAAKRSKQLARGAPPLIQTRSVKPTYIALEELASGVVDYSVVPLEEAVAAGMLVEEGGKPTWFRDLAPEAVAVEEEEEEGAPEAEAPEEVVAEVEEAAPAPPAEAPIVPDAEVVDLESLEKAEEEEEE
- the gmk gene encoding guanylate kinase — translated: MKSERLLIVVSAPSGAGKTTLCEEAVRRLPRLVHSVSYTTRPPRPDESDGRDYHFVEEGTFKRMVAEGAFAEWATVHGHLYGTSRKDLEAHFAHGNDVILDIDTQGAAILRAAYPEGVFIFILPPSFAQLEARLRARGTDRPEEIARRLARARTEMAAYPEYEYVVVNDDVERAVEVLCAIITAERSKSRRFTPAPDMAPGR